The Streptomyces sp. 11x1 genomic sequence TCGCGGAGGCTCTCGGGCTGAGCCAGGGCCGTATCCCGCAGATACTCAAGGACGAGCGCAAGCGCTGGAAGGCGGAGCCCGCCGTCCAGGCGCTGCGCGAGGAGATCATCGACCTGCTGGTGAGCATGGGGCGGGTCGCCTCGGCGGTGGAGATCGCGGACGCCCTGGCGGTCCGGCGCGGCACGCATCTCGCGGGGCGTGAGCAGCGGCGCGCGATGGCGCTGGCGGCCGTACGGGCCGTGGTCGAGGTGGAGCAACTGGTCCCGCAGGAGGCCGAGTTCCAGCACCAGCCGAACCGCAAGGCGACGGACGAGTCCCTGGGCGCCGGCCTGCTCGCCCTCGACGTACGGGAGGACGACGGCCCGGACACTCCGACCGCACCGGGCCTGCTGGAGTACGCGACCCGTCTCGGCCGTACGGCGGACCGGCTGACCAAGCTGGACACCCTGCCGACGGCGGCGACGGTCCTGGCCGAGCTGGGCGCGCTGACGGTGCCGCCGGGCGCGGTGAACTGGGACGAGCGGCGCATGGTCGAGCTGGCGGCAGCGGCCTCCGTGAACGCCGCGGCCACTCCGCGTCTGGAGATCTACCCGCGCGACCTGCCGCTGGTCCGGGCGCTGCGGCTCACGCAGGCGGGGCTCGTCCGCTGGATTCCGGGCGTACCGGAGGGGCGGCAACCCGGCCTGACGGGCGAGGACGTGCACGAGCGGGTGCGCGCCCGCTTCCCCGAGCTGGTCGTGGTCGACGGCCGGAGCGGCGCCTCCCACGAACTGCCGACCGGCGGCCCGCTCACCAAGGCCCTGCGCGACGCGGGCTTCGAACTGTCGCTGAACACACGCGAGGACACGGGCACGCTGCGCTACCTGCCGACGCGGGTGGACGACGCGTCCAGCTACCTCACGACGGGCGCGTGGCGCCAGTCGACGCGTGCGGGCGCGGTGACGCGGTACGCCGACGACCCGCAGCTCGCGGGCGCGGTACGCGCGGAGGAACGGCTGCTCGCGTCGGCCCGCCGGGACGGGTACCGGGTGCTGACCGTACGGCAGCAGTTGGTACGGGACGCGGTACGGGAGCTGGGCGCGGAGCGGCTGGGCGCGGGCGCGGTGTCGGTGACGGAGTTGTTCCTGGAGGCGCTACACGCGCAGGTCACGCCGGGTACGAAGCCGACCTGGGAGACCCTGCTCAAGGCGGACGCCGCCGAGCCGGGGTCGAAGGGTGCCGTGAAGTTCGCGGAGTACGTGCGGACGGCGTGGGGCGCGGTGGAGCCCCGGGTGGCGGAGCTGCTGGGCGACGGGGGTGGGGGCGGGGCCGGTTCTGTTGGCCCTGCCGGTCCTGTGCTGCTGACGGAGGCCGGGGTGTTCGCGCGGTACGACGCGATGGGCGTCCTGGACCGGCTGGCGTCGGCGGCCCGGCGGGGCGGGCGGGGGCTGTGGCTCCTGGTCCCGCAGGCCGACCCGTCGCGTGAGCCCCGGCTCGGGCAGGTGGCCGTGCCGTATCAGGCCGGCCTGGGGGAGTGGATTCAGCTTCCGGACACGTGGGTGGGCAACGCTCATCGGGGGTCCGGCGAGGGCGTGGCAAGTGCGGGTGCAAGTGCCAGTGGTGTCGAGGGAGACGTCAAGTGATCGACCGCAAGGCTCTGTTGAACGACCTGAAGCAGCAGGTCAAGGCGGTCGAGACCGACCTCGGGCGACAGGTGAAGGCGCTGGGGGAGGTCGGTGCGCGGCTGAGGGCCGAGTACGACCAGGCGCGCAAGCTGGGGCGTACGGCGGCGACGTGGACCTCGTGGCTGGACGAGCGGGTCACGCAGGTCGCGGTGGCGTGGGTGCTGGGGACGGTCTTCGTACGGTTCTGCGAGGACAACCGGCTGATCCCGGAGCCGTACCTGACGGGGCCGGACGGTGACCGGCGGGAGCTGGCGGAGTCTCGGTACGACGCGTACGTGGAGTCGGACGAGGATCCGACGTACCGGGGGTGGCTGGAGAAGGCGTTCGAGGAACTGGGGCAGGGGCAGGCGGGACGGCTGCTTTTCGACAAGCGGCACAACCCGCTGTACCAGGTTCCGCTGTCGCATGACGGTGCGCGGGAGCTGGTCGAGTTCTGGCGGGGGAGGGACGAGGCGGGCGTCCTCGTTCACGACTTCACCGACCCGCTGAACGAGGACGGTACGGAGGGGTGGGACACGCGGTTCCTGGGCGACCTGTACCAGGACCTGAGCGAGGCCGCGCGGAAGACGTACGCGCTGCTCCAGACGCCGGAGTTCGTGGAGGAGTTCATCCTCGACCGGACGATGAACCCTGCGGTTCGGGAGTTCGGGTACGAGGAACTGAAGATGATCGACCCTACGTGCGGGTCGGGGCACTTTGTGCTGGGGGCGTTTCGGCGCCTGGTGCGGCTTTGGGGGGAGGGGCAGCCGGGGCGTGATGTGCATGAGCGGGTGCGGGCTGCGCTGGACTCTGTGCATGGGGTGGACATCAACCCGTTTGCGGTGGCTATTGCGCGGTTCCGGTTGCTGGTTGCGGCTATGGCGGCTAGTGGGGTGCGGACGCTGGGGGAGGCGGCGAAGTACGAGTGGCCGGTACATCTGGCGGTGGGGGACTCGCTTATCAAGGCTCGGCAACTGGGGCTGTTCGACGGACTGGAGGGGCAGGAGACGGACGAGCTGGCTAGGTTCGCGTACGCCACGGAGGACGTGCATGAGCATTCCGGGATTCTGCAGCAAGGTCGGTACCACGTGGTCGTGGGAAATCCGCCCTACATCACCGTGAAGGACAAGCAGCTTAATGCGTTGTACAAGGATCTGTACGACGCGTGTGCCATGCAGTATGCGCTGTCGGTGCCGTTTGCTCAGCGGTTCTATGAGTTGGCGAAGAGGGGGCAGGCCGACGGTAATGGGTACGGATTGGTCGGACAGATCACCGCGAATTCATTCATGAAGCGGGAGTTCGGCACCAAGCTCATCGAGAACTACTTCGCCCACGAAGTCGAGCTCACCGAGGTCATTGATACCTCTGGCGCCTACATCCCCGGGCACGGCACGCCCACGGTCATTCTGGTTGGCAAGCGCCGTGCCGGGAGTGGCCGGTCAACGACGATTCGTACGGTCCGCAGCGTGCAAGGGGAGCCGTCTGCGCCGGAGAACGCCGAAGAGGGATTGGTTTGGCAGGCGATCGTTGAACAGATCGACAAGCCAGGATCAGTAAGCCAGTGGGTATCCGTGGACGACCTTGATCGAATGCGGTACTTCGCGCGCCAGCCGTGGATCTTGACTGACGGCGGTCTGGAGTTGAACGCTCAAATTGAGAGTGCGCAGGTGGCTAAACTCTCTTCCGAAGCAGAGAGTGTTGGGTTCTGTGCCGTAACCCGAGAAGATGACGCCTACATGATCGGGGCGACTGCCGCACGGCGGTTGGGCGTCCCGTCCAGGTCTATCCGATCGTTCTATGGGGGTGCATCCGTCAGGGAGTGGGGTGTACAAGAGGGCACTGGCACTTTGTTCCCCTATGACGACGCCACACAGACCGCGCAAATTGATGATGCGACTGAGCGGCTTCTCTGGTGCAATCGTGTGCTTCTTCGGCGGCGCAGGGCCCTCTCTGGAACTCAAGAGGAGCAGGGGCTGACATGGTTCGAGTTTTCCAGTTTCAACCGCAGACGTTACTGGTCCCCCTTTCTGATCGCCTTTTCGTTTGTTGCCACACACAATCAGTTCACTCTGCGTCGTGACCGAAGCGGCTTCATTCGAACTGCCCCGGTGATCAAGTTGCGGGAGGGGGTGAGTGAAGAGGGGTACCAGCGATTGCTCGGGCTGCTCAATAGCTCCACCGCCGGATTCTGGCTGAGGCAGGTCAGTCACGACAAGGGGCGCCCTGGTGCGGACGTGGCAGGCGCCGATGAGCCGTGGGAGCACCGATTCGAGTTCACGGCAACCAAGCTGGAGGAGTTTCCTATTCCCGTTGAGGCGCCCTCAGAACCTGGGGCTGCCCTGGATGGCCTTTCTTCGGCGCTGGCTGCGACTAGCCCCTCCGTGATTGTGTCAGGGGGTGTACCCAGTGCGGCTTCATTGAGGGAAGGTCGGGAGAAGTGGGAGACTATCCGCGGCCGTATGGTTGCCGCCCAAGAAGAACTCGACTGGCAGGTCTACGCTCTCTACGGTCTCCTCGACCAGGAGATCACTGCGCCCGTTGAGAATATTCCTGTACTTGCCCCTGCTGAACGAGCTTTCGCTATCGTACTGGCCCGCAAGGTGGAACGCGGTGAGGTCAACACGTCGTGGTTTGCACATCACAACCACAATTTTGTGCCCGTCACCGAGATCCCCGCTCACTGGCCCGCCCCCTACCGCGAGATCGTCCAGAAGCGCATCGACGTCATTGAGTCGAACCGTGCCATCGGTATGGTCGAGCGACCCGAGTACAAGCGCCGCTGGGCCACTGAAGGTTGGGACGCGCTCCAGGAGAAGGCCCTCCGCTCCTGGCTGCTCGACCGTATGGAGAACCGCGACCACTGGTTCGACGAGAACGGTCAGCCAACCATCCTCACCCTGGCCCGCCTCACCGACGCACTCTCCCGTGACGAGGACTTCGTCTCCGTCGCAAAGCTCTACGCGCCACGCAAGGAACTAGCGAAGGTCGTCGCCGAGCTGATCAGCGACGAGCACGTGCCGTTCCTCTCCGCCCTGCGTTACAAGCCCTCCGGGCTGAAGAAGCGCACCGACTGGGAAGAGGTGTGGGACCTCCAGCGCAAGGAGGACGCCGCTCCCGACGAGCCCGCCAAGCGGAAGATCCGGGACTCCATCCCCGTACCGCCGAAGTACACCTCGGCCGACTTCCTCCGCTCCTCCTACTGGAGGGCGCGCGGCAAGCTCGACGTGCCCAAGGAGCGGTTCATCTCCTACGGGCAGGCCAACGCCGCCACCCCCGAGCTGTATGGGTGGGCCGGCTGGGACCACCGCGAGCAGGCGCAGGCCCTCGCCACCTACTTCACCAACACCGCACTGTCCACCGAGGAGATCACGCCCTTCCTCGCCGGCTTGCTGGAACTCCAGCCGTGGCTGTCCCAATGGCACAACGAGTTCGACATGCTCTACAGCGGCTCCCCGGCCGACTTCTTCGCTGGCTACCGCCAGCAGAAGCAGGGCGAGCACGGCCTCACCGACGACGACCTCCGTGCCTGGCGTCCTCCGGCCGCGACCCGAGGTCGTCGCGCAGCAGCGAAGCCGTAGCCAGGAGTAGTTCGACGTCCGTCGGTTCAGGGGCCACCCGGTGCGTGCGCGGGTGGCCCTCTTGCTGCACGCGCAGCTCCGCCCACACGGTTTTTCCCGGGGCGGCATGGCGAGGGGTGACGCCCCAGTCGTCCGAAAGGGCGGCGACGAGGAGCAGGCCCCGGCCCGACTCGGACAGCGAGTCGGTCACCGGAGCGCTGGACGGAGGCTGCTTCTCGGCGCGGGTGTCGGTCACCTCGACCCGGACGATGCCCTCGCCCAGGACGAGGTGAAGGTGGAAGTCCCGGCCGGGGACATGGCCGTGGCGTACGGCGTTGGCGGAGAGTTCCGCCGTGATGAGGGTGAGTGTTTCGTTGACGTGGGTGGTGTAGGGGTGGCCCCAGTCGTCCAGGCGGTGTGAGACGAGTCGGCGGGCGAGGCGGGCACCGCGCGGTGTTGAGGTGAAGCGCATGGTGAACTCGCGTTCGGGTGCGAGGTGCCGTGGCATATGCCCGTTCGGGGGAGTTGCTGACTTCATGGGGTAGACGGTCGCGGACTCTGCGTAGCTTTGACCAGGAGTGATGCGCTGACGGGTACGGGCTGTACACGCGGGCGGTGCGCTTGTACGTGGTGGTGGGCGTGACCGGTTCCCGGGCCCCGAGTTGGCCGACCGGGCGGTGGTACGAGAGGAGCTGCGGCGTGGACGACGAGGTTCAGCAGCCGGAGTACGAGGTCGGAACGGGCATGCTGTGCGTGTTCGGGAGGCAGTTGAAGCTGTTCCGGGAGCGGGCGGGAATGGACCGCGCGGCGCTCGGCTCGCTGACCGGGTACTCGGCCTCGACAATCGCGTCGTTCGAGCAGGCGAGACGTATCCCGCCGCCGAAGTTCATCGACCGGGTTGATGAAGTGCTGGATGCGGGTGGGGTGTTGAGCGCCAGCAAGGAGGAGGTGGCTCGGGCTCAGTACCCGGCGTTCTTCCGGGACGCCGCCAAGTTGGAGGCCGAGGCGGTGGAGCTCTACGTGTACGAGACCCACGTGGTCAACGGCCTGTTGCAGACAGAGGAGTACACGCGGGCTCTGCTGGGGATGCGGCGTCCACTGCTGGACGAGGCGACCATCGAGCAGCGCGTTGCTGCGCGGCTCATACGACAGGGGATCTTCGACAGGTGGCCCGCTCCGTTGCTGAGCTTCGTCATGGAGGAGGCGGTTGTGCGGCGGCCGCTCGGCGGTGAGCAGGTGTGGCGCGGACAGCTTGAGCAGCTCCTCTTGCTCGGCCAGAAGCGGAACGTCGAGCTTCAGGTAATGCCGCTCGACCGTGAGGACCATGCTGGTGTGGATGGCGCGTTCACCTTGCTGATGCCAAGGCAGGGCCAGCAGGTCGGCTACATGGAGGCTCAAGGTCGGAGCACGCTGGTCACCGAGCGAGATGCGGTCCATGCACTGTCCGCACGCTATGGGATTATCCGAGCGCAGGCCCTCACCCCGAGTGAGTCCCTGGCCTTCATCGAGAAGCTGTTGGGAGAGAGATGAACGCTGAAACAAAGCGCGGTCCCGCGCGTGCGCTTGTCTGGGTCAAGAGCAGCTACAGCGGCGCTGAGGGCGGCCAGTGTGTCGAAGTAGCCGCCTCCCTCGCCAGCGTCCACGTCCGCGACTCAAAGGACACAACCCGCCCCGCCCTCGCCGTGGCCCCCACGACGTGGACCGCGTTCGTAGAGTTCGCGGCGCTCTGACAGGGGCCGGACCGCCGACGGGCGCGACAGGCCCGCCTCAGCGTTGTGGCCGTACGGGTAGGCCAGCTTCACCCGTGGCGTGATCGACGGGGGACTCCGCGCGCACTCCCGTCACGCGTAGGCGCCCCCGCTCCAACCCTGGAGCGGGGGCGCATACGCGGTGCGAGCCCGTCAGCCCTCGCCGTTCGGGTCCGTGGCGGGGGCCAGGTAGTGCTGTACGCGGAGGATCAGTACGACATCGTCGCGGTAGTCCTCCTGGTACCAGACCATGACGGGTCCTTCGGCGTGCGTCTTGACGCCGGAGGCGGATTCCTGGATGTCGAAAGGGTGGCCGATGCGGCGGACGCCGACAGCTTCGGCGATGCGGCGGGCGAAGTCTTCGACGTCTCGCCTGTAGGCCTCGGGGAGGTCGCCGACGACGTGTTCGGCGTCGGGGTTGTACTCCCAGGTCCAGTCACTCACGCGGCGTCGGCCTCCGCGTCGGCGAGGATGCGGCCGAGTTCGGCGGAGGCGGCGCGGCGGGCGTCCTTGTCGTCGCTGGTGGCGACGATGTGTTCGCATGCGTGGAAGCGGGCGGCTCGTTCGGGCCACCGCTGGACAGCGACCCATGCCCACCAGTGATCGACGAAGTGGCGGCCGGGCAGGAGGCTGAACTCGTCGCGTGCCTGGTTCATGGCTTCGGCCCAGTGCGCGTCGAACTTGGGCAGGGCCTCGGGACTGAGACGGGCGACGGCGACCCGGAGGGCGGCGGGGCTTTTGTCCGGCATGGGGATGAGCGGCCCCGCCGGTGTGTCGGTGAGCGTGGTCATGAGGGGTGTTCCTTTGCGGCGACGGCGTCCGTCAGGCGGCTGCGGGGGTGGGTGTGGTCTGCTTGAGTCCGTCACGCTGGGCAGTGGTGACCATGCGGGCGTACGGGTGGATCTCACCTCGGGCGTAGGCGCTCAGAAGGATCTCGCAGAGCGCGGACATCGAACGGACTTTGTCCCTTGAGCGGCGCTTGTCGGCTTCGTTCCATATGATGTCGCTTGCGAAGACGGTCCGGCCGCGGCGGGGTCCGGCCTCCGGGCCGGTGGTGGTGTGGGGCAGGGGGAGGGTTCCGGAGGCGTAGTCGGTGAGGGCTCGGCTCATGACCCAGATGAGAGGCAGCCCCTCGCTCTTGGCGCGTTCGCCGGCCCCTTCCCATACGGCCTTCCCGACGTTGGGGGCGCGTTCGGTCTCTCCTGTCGCCGGCATGCTGGGCTCCGGTTCTCGTGACGGCGCGTTCTACCAATCGAAACGGTACTACGGATCGGGGCGCCCTCCCGTATGCGGAAACGGCCGGGGCGTTCCGTTCTCGGTGCGCCGTATCCAGACGTGGGTAGTGCCGTGCGTAGTCGCGTAACGAGCCGGCCTCCCGCTCCGGCCGCAGGGCAGGCAGCCACGCTCGTACTGTGCGGGCTGAGCGTCCCGTTGGTCGGGGTGGTGTAGGGGTGGCCCCAGTCGTCCAGGCGGTGTGAGACGAGTCGGCGGGCGAGACGGGCGCCGCGTGGCGTTGAGGTGAAGCGCATGGTGAACTCGCGTTCGGGTGCGAGGCGTCGTGGCATATGCCCGTTCGGGGGAGTTGCTGACTTCATGGGGTAGACGGTCGCGGACTCTGCGTAGCTTGACCAGGGGCGATGCGCTGACGGGTACGGGCTGTACACGCGGGCGGTGCGCTTGTACGTGGTGGTGGGCGTGACCGGTTCCCGGGCCCCGAGTTGGCCGACCGGGCGGTGGTACGAGAGGAGCTGCGGCGTGGACGACGAGGTTCAGCAGCCGGAGTACGAGGTCGGAACGGGCATGCTGTGCGTGTTCGGGAGGCAGTTGAAGCTGTTCCGGGAGCGGGCGGGAATGGACCGCGCGGCGCTCGGCTCGCTGACCGGGTACTCGGCCTCGACAATCGCGTCGTTCGAGCAGGCGAGACGTATCCCGCCGCCGAAGTTCATCGACCGCGCTGATGAAGTGCTGGCGGCTGATGGCGTGTTGAGTGCGAGCAAGGAGGAGGTGGCTCGGGCTCAGTACCCGGCGTTCTTCCGGGACGCGGCCAAGTTGGAGTCCGAAGCGGTTGAGCTTCATGTGTACGACACTCAGTTGGTCAATGGTCTCTTGCAGACCGAGGAGTACGCGCGAGCGGTGTTTGCCATGTGGCAGCCACTTCTGGACGAGGCGCTGATCGAGCAGAGGGTGGCCGCGCGACTGGCTCGGCAGGAGATCTTCTCTCGACGTCCGGCGCCCCATCTGAGTTTTGTGATCGAGGAGGCTGTACTGCTCCGGCCGCTCGGCGGGGTGGCTGTCTGGCGAGGCCAGTTGGAGCACCTCAGGCTGACTGCGGAGAAGCGCACCATCGTGATCCAGGTGATGCCGCTGTCCCGTCAGGAACATGCGGGACTCGCTGGCCCGTTCACCTTGATGGAGACCAAGGATGGGCGCAGGATGGCGTACACGGAGGTACAAAGCGACAGCCGTGTCCACACGGAACGTCTGAAGGTGCGAGAACTTGAGCGTTCGTACGGGATCCTTCGCGCGCAGGCCCACACTCCGACAGAATCGCTGGCGTTGATCGAGAAGTTGCTGGGAGAGAGATGAGCGGGGACAAGGCCGGGCCGGACGCTGATGGCCTGAAATGGTTCAAAAGCAGCTACAGTGCCGGTGACGGCGGCCAGTGTGTTGAGGTTGCGGCCGGGATGGGCACCGTCCACGTCCGCGACTCAAAGGACACAACCCGCACCGCACTTGCCGTAGACCCCACGGCGTGGACCGCGTTCGTAGAGTTCGCAGCACTCTGACAGGCGCAGGGCCCCTGGGCAGGCGGGTGCTTGCCCAGGGGCCCTGCGCACAACCTCGTCAACGCGCATTCAGTGCTCGGCGGGCCGAGTTGATGAGGTTATGGGCGTCGGCCCCGTGCACCGCCGACTCGCTGAGGGTCTTCCAGACCTTCTTGTACAGGGTGATGTTGTCGGCGTCGTCCAGCCACAGTTCGGCGTGCCAGTCCTCGGCGACGACCAGCCGGTCGTCGAGCACCCAGAAGCCGTTGGCAGGCACGATCTTGACGGACGCGGTGAAGGGGATGACACCCAGCTCGACCGTGTCCATACCGATCATGCCGTTGAGGCGGTCGAGTTGGCTCGCCAGTACCGAGGGCGGGCAGATCAGCGACCGGAGCGCGGCCTCCCATATCAACACGTGCAGCGTGCGGCCGGACCGGTACAGCCATTCCTGGCGCTGCACCCGGGAACGGACGGCTGCCTCGATGTCGCCGGGTCCGTCCAGCAGCTCCGCATACCGCTGGATGACGTGCCGGGCGTACTCCGGGGTCTGCAGTAATCCGGCGATCACCGACTCTTCCCAGATCCACATGTCCCTGGTGCGGTCGATCTCGGCACTCAGCCCCTCGTGAAGGGGCTTGAAGCCGGTCGCCAGCGCTCGACGCCATGACCTGATGTGCGACTCGAACCCGGCCAGCCGGGCAGCGAGTTCGGGGTACACCCCCGGCTGCCCGGTCGCGTCGGCCCACGCCCGCAGGTCCTCGGGGGTGGCCGTCTGCTTGCCGTTCTCCAGCTTGCTGACCTTGGAGCCCGGCCAGCCGAGCCGCTGCGCGAGCTGCTGACCGGTGAGCCGACCACCGGGGCACGTGAAACGGAGTTCGCGCAGCCGCGCCCCCAACGCCGCCCGTGCCTGCTGGTAGTCGGTGCTCACCGGTCACGTGCTATTCGGTGGTGGCCACCTGTGCGGCGAACTGCTCGCGCGGGATCGCGTGGTGCATCGCGGCGTCGCGCGCGATGGCGTACCGCACGACCTCAGCCGGTTCGGTGATCAGCTCGATGTCGAGCAGGTTGTCCTCGTCATCGAAGTGCAGCAGGGCGACCAGCCGTGAATCGAAGATCCAGAAGTCCTCGCCGGGCAGGCCGGCCCGCGCGGCGTCCTCGCGCCACAGGTACCGGATGTCCTCGCCGAAGGTGGCGTTGTGCCGGGCGTAGTCGAGCAGGAACAGCTGTTCCGTGGTGGGCGGGTTGTCGGCGACACGTACACGGCCGACTGTCTTTCCGGCGTCCGTCTGGGCCTTGATATTGAGGAACCAGGGTTCGTCGGGGTCGCAGGGTGCCGAGCCGGTGGCCAGGAACGCCTGGAAGTCGGGGTCCTGGCGGTCCGACGCGTAACCGCGCCGCGTCTCCAGCCGCCAGGCGGTGTGCTCGAAGGTCTCGAACAGGCGGCGGAAGGTGGCCCGGTCCACGAGTTCCGGCACTCGCTCCATCTCCTTCGGCCCCCAGTTCACAAGCAGTTCGCGCGGCACGGCCACCGCTGCCTCGTCGACTCCGAAGTGCCGGAGCTGTGCGAGGTCTTCGGGGTCGGTGACGGGCGTGCCCTGAACGATGATCTCGCCGGTGCCTTCGTCCGTGTGCAGGGCGGGGCAACCGTCGACCTTGCTGTCCGTGCCGGTGAAGCGCAACCGACGAACCATGGACGCTCTCCCTTCCTCGGGGTGTTGACCCCCTCAGCATGGTCGGGGGGCCTGCCAGGCACTACAGAGCCGGGCAGGGTTCAGGAGAAAACTCCCGCAATCTTGGGCGAGCAGCGAGCAAATCTCCTGCACGTCTCCGACGCCGTACGGCAGCACCTTTGCAGGGGGCCGGTGGTCGCGGACCGGTACGCCTCCTCGGTCATGGCCTGCCACGCCGCTGTCAACCAAGTGGGCCTGGATCAGGTGCGCGAGCTGATCGCCCCGTTCCTGCCCTACCTGGTGGCGCCGGACGTCACCTTCTACCTCATCAGTTCCGACAACTCGTTGAAGGAGCGGATGAGCACCAAGACGGACGTGAAGCAGGACGACACCGACCTGTACGACGTCCCTGGCCGCCTTGCCCGGCTCCGGGAGAACTTCCAGTCCGTCGCCGAGACCGATCCGAGCATGGTCGTTCTCCCCACCGACGGCCGCAGCCCGGACGACCTGGCCGACATCATCGTCAAGCACCTGGAGGGCAGGCGTGCTCAACCCGATCGACACCGACGCCGTCATCCGTGACGGCCGCGTCGCCGGCGCGTTCCCGGACGAGATCCACGAGGGCGTCGCCTGGTGGGTCGCCGCCTGCTTCGTCGTGATCAGCCGGGCTCGGCAGATGGCCGTGGCCCACGACAGCCACCCCACGACGGCCGAGTTCCACCAGCGGTTCTGCCGCGGGGCCATCAACGCCGAGCACTTCGGCTGCCAGGTCTCCAGCCTCGGCACGGCCGACGAAGCCCAGCTCCTGCACGCCATGAAACAACTCGGGGGCGTCCCCGGCGCCCTGCTGACCACGACCGACGGCGGTGGGCGGCGGACCGTCACGATCCGCCTCTACGACGCGGACGGCCAGACGACACCGAGGAGACCGGCCTCGCCAGAGTGCGGCAGATGATCGCCTCTGACCGTGTCCCCCTCCCGGTGAACGAGCAGGCCAAGGGCCGCATCACCGAACGTCGAGATCTGGTGGAGGCACTGTGATCGACGCTGCCGAGGTCATCCGAAGCGGCACCAGCATCCTGTTCGTCACCCTGGACTCCCTGCGCTATGACGTCGCCCGTGCGGCCCTGCACGCCGGGCAGACCCCGCGTCTGGCGAAGATCCTGCCGGGCGGGGCGTGGGAGGAACGCCGCACCCCTGGCACGTTCACCCTCCCCGCGCACATCGCGTTCTTCTCCGGTTTCCTGCCCAAGCTCCCGCAGCCCGTACAGCCGCCGCGGCTGTGG encodes the following:
- a CDS encoding thymidylate kinase produces the protein MGEQRANLLHVSDAVRQHLCRGPVVADRYASSVMACHAAVNQVGLDQVRELIAPFLPYLVAPDVTFYLISSDNSLKERMSTKTDVKQDDTDLYDVPGRLARLRENFQSVAETDPSMVVLPTDGRSPDDLADIIVKHLEGRRAQPDRHRRRHP